The following is a genomic window from Episyrphus balteatus chromosome 1, idEpiBalt1.1, whole genome shotgun sequence.
ccggaagaaattctttgggctaaatttgtcagggtggggaaattttttactctctcgtgagcgctctcttctacacaatttttgaagttgggaacagactctgaccaaaaataaccaaatattactaaattcggCAGTTTAAAACTGATTGTGGAACGGACCTTTTGTGAATGCGCCCATTGCCTTCAATGGAAACTGCAAAAACtccttatttattttatagacCCTTCAGTTTTTTGGGATTTCTGAATATGTAATTTGTTGGATGGAAATACAGCCTTTTGTTTATTCACTCCTCATTTGACATACTTTAATCATGGGGTGACACATGTATGACAAAATTTatgctacaatttttttttttttataaattcttttttcttctgAGCCTAAAAGACGGCAAGTGCGTACTCAGCCTTACATTATATTGGTTTTTCTATTTACCACCAGGTGGATATTTTCTTCTACTACaaaatttccaacaaaaaaaaaaaaatcaaaattgtacAAGAACATCAACCACGAATAAATATATTTCTGTCGCAGTCGTCCAAATTGTCAAATAAACgaaggaaaatttttgttttttagcaaaaaatttcttaatttccttaatttttctttcatagtTATCATATTTATACGACATAATAATTAACCTCGTTTCATGTGAAATTTATCATTTAACTTATTTAGAGCTAAAATCATTCATTAATCACTTCAAATAAACTGCACAAAATTGAaggtaataataaaataaaaaatctttctccagataataaataaaattcctgAGTCATTCGTTGTGACTATATTATTTCCCAAGTTGGTAgctatttcattttttctttgttgtgGAATATATAAATATTCTATACGCAGCAGTTGTAAGCTTATggaatattttatttactttatttttttttttaaattaacttgaTAACATGCGTTTACTTTTGTAATCATGATaggtcaaagttcaaaattgaCTCTATACTAACCAAATCACTCACACTACTGCCCTTTTTGAATTTGATTGAATTGCAACtttctttttgacttttttttttgttgtaagatGGACACTGAAAAGTCTAGCAACAGCTCATTTGAGGATCTCTCAAATTTAAATGAGGCtgaaatgaaacaaatgaaAGAAGAAGTTGCTGCTGACGAACCCAAAATTGATCCATACCGTATTGTTGATTTGCTCGGCAATGGACAGCTCATTAAAAAGACATTGAAGACATCCGATAATCCCATAAGTCCGCAACGTGGAGAATTAATTAAAGTCAGTTTCACGGGTAAATTGGACGATGGAACGATTGTTGAGAATgttgaaaatgcattttatcatGTTGGTGATTTTGAGGTGATCTTTATACATTTACTTTGTTAATTTTGGTTGTGTTATTGTAATGTTGTAATAATTTTAGGTATGTCAAGGTTTAGATATGGCTATACCAATGATGTTGGTTGGAGAAGTAGCCGAAGTTAGTGTTGATCCTAGATTTGCCTATGGACCGATTGGattgaaaaatgaagaaaagCCTGAACTTTCAATTCCACCAGATGCAAAGGTTAGTagatttattcaagttttgtgaTATAAGAGTAGACACATAATAAGTTAATTACTCTAATTAAAAACTCGTAGAAAAGCACTTACTTAAAACGTGCATTCGTTTTAAGATAAGTTTTGCAATCTGTGACAATTCTTGGATTTCAAATCAAAGTTGTTGCCGTAAGTTCAAAAttacaaaagtttttaaaaaatattaagaaccCAGATAAATAGACTTATTgcgtttttaaactaaaaagtttcaaatttatttatattcgtCATTCAcgtacatacaaaaataaaaagcacgactgggtcgcacgaacttgctcttagagttaaagttgcttaaatttttaagactttttatttagaaaattgaaaaaaaaaaaaaataaaattccttttttaaaaaaataaaataaaatctaaaattaaattgccctccaaaacaagtatgcagttttaattgatatattaacatgcatttttagaaaaaaaattttcaaaatcgttagagccgtttttaaaaaaactaattttttataaataatttcttggaaaaaaagttttaaaataaatttggtatgccattttgtagaaatcactaatcaacatctaaaaacaaaatttcaaaaaaattcaatgccccattttcgaaaatttgatttttcaaaaaaaattttcaaattttttttaaaaatccaaaaataattcttttggaaaatttatttttggtttatattaaaattatataaatgcttcttcacaaaaagtttcgtcgaaatacaataagcagtttcggagataatcggataccgttaataatgattttcaaaaaaaatttttttcattgaaagatagaccttagtttAAAACTAATAGGTGAATCTATGCTTTTCACCGAGGCGAAGGCGGGAAAGTTTATGCTTTGACAAGGGCGCCGGTTTTCCACATTATCTTTCGTAGAAATGACTTAATTCCACCTTAATTATTTGCTGCATTTGCCGTACTCCCCCTACCAAgtttattttctcgaaaacttctCTTGTTGTCAAATTCTAAcgaaaattacttcattttttgtcacttttggctctctcttcgaccaaaggcttctttcctgatcgttttaggtaaccatacttgtcatctttgtaaattaaattatcaattacacaatcggacCTTTCTTCTCCTCCAGATTTTTGCGGTTggacaatcaattttcatcgtAAGCCTtgattttgcccatttctgcctgcgtcaagggtttttcacgccttatttaaaaataaccgaaaaattttacttataaaatgttcataatgggttaaattcattttccaacagttttgcttacttttggttacatttgatcccgctaaaccacacttttaatgtgaaaatctgctgtgcctttataattatttcgcaccagaaattcaaaaaataatttttaaaattaagttaaacgaattaaataaaaataaagggtggCAAACAATCCAGTATATACTTGTCGTCTAATTCgtgcaaggagtaaaaattaaatatcctttatattgtttaaaaacgaaaaaatcgactgcctttataattatttcggtgggtgtatttgaattttttaaacaaaatcgttaaagccgttttcgagatatttcaattttatttaaatcggtatatgaccgttattttttgtccaaaaaaattaattccaaaaacccctctggatagtcgccaaataacgctacataccaagtttgacattaatcggttcatccgtttaggctgtagctccttatacagacacagacagacagacagacagacagacggacttccgggacccacttttttggcattgtctacattggaaaaatgttatctcgacttttttttctgtacgaatgcataacttgatatatagtacctatgtatatcgcaagtaaaaattgggaTTACGATctattttggaaaagtttaattttcttaaaaaccgctccaacgattttgttaaaaaacaataattcatttatttttttaagggttttattaattttcttgtaaaatcaAATTGAGAATATTCGTTTGTGATTTTCCAAAGAGCTTGAAATTAGCAATTAGTACGGgtcatacattttatttaatatcacTTTACTTTTTCCATCAACATAGTCCTTTTATCGATggaatgaaaatttaatttacatacAAGCGCTCtataaaagttgaaatataATCCCAATCCCAATTTTTGTGTACATATGATTGCTTGGGGGCATTACCCTTACCGAGACTTTGATGTCCAGTCTGattaaaaatattacacaaaTATTAGATATTACACAATGCCCAACAACAATAAACTAACTAATAAAAGCTTTGTGTGTATATTTCATACACACAAAAAGTGCTTAAAAATCAGATTGCCGTGAAAAGTTTTCGCTTAAATTTACATAGTTCACAAAATATAACGGGTGTCAAAGTGCATTTCACCCACTTACTCGATAACAAATAAagaattacaaaatttaaaagtgtataattatgaaacttttttacatacaaatattttttctaagtttaacAGTGACAAAGTCAAATCGTAGGACGCGATTTTGCTCCAAAACAACTTgacttcaatttatttattaacaataagaaacgaaaaaaatgtgcactaaaaaaatatggaattattttttgcaTTCAATTCTATActaaatgtgtgcattaaatatttagacCGAGAGCTGGACTTCATGCGGATAGGTAACCGATTAACATTAATATAAAGAAGAAGATCCATTTATAGTGGTAAAAACATGTAAGTCTTTCGGTTTGTATCGACGCTGATATAATTTAGTGCAAATAAATACCCCTACGGCCTACGATCAtgattttatgaattatttACATTCAATGtaagcccagtaattttaggcatttttaaccccaatctgcggaaaaactcctactgggctgaattttggtatagaccttctttaaggcgttgttatgaagatgtgaaaaatcgacattgatatcgtgccaGCGtaagaagttatagaggtcaaaaggtcacgaaaaaattttcgaatatatctcgcgacctgttgctcggaggtcaataggggtctgTAGAAAAAGTGTtcttcataaaattatctacataTATTGCTTTAAGCATTTTTCTCTAAAACCAACCGTTTAGAGCGATTTCAAGCGTAGGCATAATACATGATACGTAATACGcctataccaaaattcagcctagtaggaatttttccgcagataaaacctaaaattactggactatgttatatttgaaatttttaaataatctcGTTtcattaaggggggaaatccctccagacgacacctttttcactatttttttatgaaaaactgaaagcacttattgaaatttggaaaaagacaagatattactgacattatcaagaattaaaaaaaaaatttttgaaatgaaaaaataacaaaatggcggctctggagcctttcaaagttgacgcctctagtttgcgccgtgcaatgtacagGCCCAGGAAAttatcttaaatcaaaaaggaaatttttttccgttagatgatattagtacgcattgcatgaacctaaatttattttttttaaatgaaaaataaaaattagaaataaaaaaaacgaaaaaaacatgtttttttttacaaagaagtagtaaaaaaaaatatttactgaacaaattttattcaactttcatgttgtggccaatgatttaaggagtaatttgcttcaaatttcaagtcgatagcttcattagtttttgagttacattgcacggcgcaaactagaggcgtcaactttgaaaggctccagagccgccattttgttattttttcatttcaaaattttttttttcaattcttgataatgtcagtaatatcttgtctttttccaaatttcaataagtgctttcagtttttcataaaaaaaatagtgaaaaaggtgtcgtctggagggatttccccccttaatttAACCTCAACCTAGTGTTAGGGACTATTACAGCCCTCTGgaaaaatttcagattttaagACTAAAAATACGAATCGGAATGAAATATCTGCTTGGTTTTTTCTTAGGATTCATACAAGCACTTTCACATGATCGCATTGGTCCCACACAAGTTATGAATTAATTATTGAATTGAAAGTTGTTTCTATTtcgttttaccaaaaaaattaaaacaaatagtcGGTAACAACATGGTTCCATGGTTATTAAGTTTTGCTTTTAAAGAAAGATCAGATGCTTGTTATTGCTAGGACAACATGTCACGAGGCTGGTATAGTCAACAGGATATCGATCCTAAGCACTAAATTAatgcatgcattttttgggGTACTCAAATTTCTGTGATTCCTACCACCTGCCCAATCTTAACCTAATTATAAATGAGTGGACGGATCTGAAAAAGGAGGAAGGATAAAAAgactttcaaaaacaaaaattaagtattgCTTGAAGCTAAAAATCAGTGGAAGATTATCCCAGTAAAGATGTGTCCGAAACTTATTGATTACgtgaaaatttaatgtttttgaaaacggttcgataaattttcataaaattttgtttctatgttTCGATTTATAATTTCTTTAGAACTGcataatttctttttcaaaaatgtatattataattttttaatttatttttatacggctttagtttgtttttcaaaaaaaaaaaaattgttgtaaaagaaatgaaattttgttttgaagtcAAAACCCTTTAAAAAGATGTTTTAGCAAATAGCCTTATTAtgtaatttcaaataaatcgtATCATTACTTTTGACGCTCTCTAATTCAGTCAGTCAAATATTATTGGGAATAATTTTTGACATCTTGAATTAAACGGCATGAATGTACtgaaatgcacttaaaaattatCTTTATCTTGAAGTACAGTTCAATTTTTCGagaacttaattatttttaccaaCGTGAATGGAAAAGCGTCATCACattaattattattctttttaattCAAAGATCACTTATGAAGTTCACTTATTGGATGCTAAACTTGAAGAACATGCAGATCTTAAGACTTTTGAAATTCGTAAAAATTATGGGTAAGTTAATAATATTACCGTCGTATACAAAAAcaggtcttaaaaaaaaacgttcttttcAATAACTCAGAAATCGCAAAAAGGAAAGAGCAAACTTTTGGTACAATCGCAACGAGTTCAATATTGCAATTCAACTCTATCGTCGTGCTCTTGAGTACTTAGATGACAGAGATGGTGATCCAGATGCTAATATTGATACTGAAGACTTAGAAGTGagtaataaatacaaaattgaagtAAATTATATTAATATCGACTTATTACTCCAGCTATCAAATGGTGATTTACAAAGCATTTTGGATGATAGACTGGTTGTTTATAATAATTTGGCAATGGCACAAATCAAGATCTCGGCATATGATGCTGCACTTGCTTCAGTTGAACATGTTTTAAGATGTCAACCTAACAATCATAAGGCTTTATACAGAAAAGGAAGGGTAAGCAAGAAGattttagttattttaaatttgaaataacttGAAATTTGTGTAAAGATTTTAGAAGGCAAGGGTGACACTAAGGGAGCCATCAGTTTATTACAAAAAGCAGCTACGTTAGAACCAGATAGCAGGACTATCCAACAggtttgttaaaatatttacgGTTTTTTTGTATAGCAAACAAATGAATgccatttttcttttgaaggaTCTTGCAAAGCTGATTATCAAAGCACGTCGCGAAGAACACAACGAAAAGGAAATGTACCAAAAAATGTTGGGTCATGCCAAAAAGCTAGAACAGAACAGCAAACAGCCCCTTAAACGGGCTAATCCAGAAAGTTCAAAGGTAAAAGATAACAAATATATCTATCTAATGTTTcgtgttatatattttttttttttttttttttgtattttagttgaAAGTTCTTGGCTATCTTATGGGATCTATTCTGATTGGTGTTGCCGGTGTAGCCATGTACCGatataaatactaaaaaaaaaacaagcaattctaattgttttgccttatttatttttctcttccattttttttttattattattattcttaatGCTTAAACTTCcgaaatgtatttaaaaaaaaaattcttataaatcAAGAAAAGGCAAGGCTTTCGCATTCCATCGGaatatttattttccaaattggTTTGCATTGATCAAAATAGATAAATTATAcgattatatatttttgttgttatgaTCTATCTATAATGACAATTATTTATGTTAATATTTCCGTCTCCGCAATACAATTAGTTgattgtaaaagttaaaaaaaaaaaaacaaaatattattaaatatgtattttgtacctttcttttataatattttatccTTAAAGATATCATTCCAAGACAGATAAATtggaaaataaataatgtttagTTTTCCACTGGTAATGGACAGGTtcatagttaaataaaaaaaggaaaaaaaaaaacaaatgaaaagaaatttgaaatCAACTAGTTTTTGTATAATAGTTAATCGAGTCAACGAAGGTAAAATAAATCATGGGTTATAATTTTCAGTGGTATGAGTGttcctattaaaaaaatcaatcagtTTTATTCTAGGAGGAGCAGGTACTGAGATACGGATattcaacaatatttttgtaaGGGGGAATTGTAGGCTAAAATATCGTTAATCATATCGAAAAAGCCAACAGACCTCATTTGGAGTTTGTCCACCACGTTGATAACATACAACATTATTTAATTTCTAAAGGTTTATCAAGAAATATAATATTGTCTTTAAGAAGATATTTTTGTGTCGGAACAAACTTACAGTGCCGTTC
Proteins encoded in this region:
- the LOC129906090 gene encoding peptidyl-prolyl cis-trans isomerase FKBP8, with the translated sequence MDTEKSSNSSFEDLSNLNEAEMKQMKEEVAADEPKIDPYRIVDLLGNGQLIKKTLKTSDNPISPQRGELIKVSFTGKLDDGTIVENVENAFYHVGDFEVCQGLDMAIPMMLVGEVAEVSVDPRFAYGPIGLKNEEKPELSIPPDAKITYEVHLLDAKLEEHADLKTFEIRKNYGNRKKERANFWYNRNEFNIAIQLYRRALEYLDDRDGDPDANIDTEDLELSNGDLQSILDDRLVVYNNLAMAQIKISAYDAALASVEHVLRCQPNNHKALYRKGRILEGKGDTKGAISLLQKAATLEPDSRTIQQDLAKLIIKARREEHNEKEMYQKMLGHAKKLEQNSKQPLKRANPESSKLKVLGYLMGSILIGVAGVAMYRYKY